One region of Juglans microcarpa x Juglans regia isolate MS1-56 chromosome 7S, Jm3101_v1.0, whole genome shotgun sequence genomic DNA includes:
- the LOC121241308 gene encoding protein ALTERED PHOSPHATE STARVATION RESPONSE 1, producing the protein MGISTSKIEEDKALQLCRERKKFVRQSLDGRCSLAAAHVTYIQSLKSTGIALRKFVEPEAPIESSLYTSTSATPEPLALTEKSLSQFSFSPPSISQHVYATETISPSPSPNSSQFQANHMTFRSSSSQKIEEKLSFPVTGTVTSSSTPQNMTPRSTERPETSPFQGSSLPPGTPPWDYFGLFHPTDHEFSFQDGKGMYQGLENADDIRQFREEEGIPELEDEEEKSSSHEREESLDSEGEFDEPSADTLVRSFENLNRVHDHAADNSLHSMPSAQNVALETELLNREKENSPYLSPMRATSKVVALPTDQDKAPSKEDCIESKVPPKDVFSSIRDIEFLFMKASESGKEVPRMLEANKLNFRPIFPGFDRGGSMTSKFLKTCFSCGEDPSQVQEEPAENSTKYLTWHRTTSSRSSPTRNPLGANSKDDIEDFIGNSFENFCMNSGSHASTLDRLYAWERKLYDEVKASGMVRREYDLKCKTLRQLETNGESTNKIDKTRAVVKDLHSRIRVAIHRIDSISKRIEELRDKELQPQLEELIEGLRRMWKVMSECHKLQSDIIKAAQRNGNTKLSIQSESHRQVTIHLEDELSSLSQSFLKWFAAQKFYLQAINGWLSKCAPVPQKSSKRKRKPEPRSLRNIGPPIYATCGAWLGKLEDLEKRESSSIKQVVDAIKDLGGATAHFVPHQEKNQGKDMNRSYLPSWEAEKERASENLLGGEEGVRDWISGFDRFWSSLEAFIGQLNNFAKRSMEMYVELQQEIEDAKSGYDRLMSRSQVLESKVTETTEESQHPSEVQ; encoded by the exons ATGGGGATTTCAACCTCTAAAATTGAGGAAGATAAGGCTCTGCAGCTATGTCGTGAAAGAAAGAAGTTTGTAAGACAATCACTTGATGGAAGGTGCTCACTAGCAGCTGCTCATGTTACATATATTCAATCCCTTAAAAGTACAGGAATTGCTCTTAGGAAATTTGTGGAACCTGAAGCTCCCATAGAATCTTCTTTGTATACTTCTACTAGCGCAACACCAGAGCCACTTGCTTTAACTGAGAAGTCTCTTTCCCAGTTCTCCTTTTCTCCCCCATCTATATCCCAACATGTATATGCTACCGAAACCATTTCTCCATCTCCTTCTCCAAACTCTAGTCAGTTTCAGGCAAATCATATGACATTCAGGAGTTCTTCTTCTCAGAAGATTGAAGAAAAGCTATCTTTTCCTGTTACAGGAACAGTGACCTCATCTAGTACCCCACAGAATATGACACCTCGTTCCACTGAAAGACCTGAAACATCCCCTTTCCAAGGTTCTTCCCTCCCACCTGGAACTCCACCATGGGATTATTTTGGTCTCTTTCATCCAACTGATCATGAGTTTTCTTTTCAAGATGGGAAGGGAATGTACCAAGGGTTGGAGAATGCTGATGATATAAGACAATTTAGAGAAGAGGAGGGAATTCCTGAGCTGGAAGATGAAGAGGAGAAGAGTTCTTCTCATGAGAGGGAAGAATCTCTGGATTCAGAAGGTGAATTTGATGAGCCTTCTGCAGATACTCTGGTACGAAGTTTTGAAAATCTTAATAGGGTTCATGATCATGCTGCAGATAATTCTCTGCACAGTATGCCTTCTGCACAAAATGTAGCTTTAGAGACCGAGTTATTAAATAGGGAGAAGGAAAACTCCCCTTATTTGTCACCAATGAGAGCCACATCTAAGGTTGTTGCGCTTCCCACTGACCAAGATAAAGCACCATCAAAAGAAGATTGTATTGAGAGTAAGGTTCCTCCTAAGGACGTCTTTTCAAGCATAAGAGATATTGaatttctctttatgaaagcTTCTGAGTCTGGTAAAGAAGTTCCAAGGATGCTTGAAGCAAATAAGTTGAATTTCCGTCCAATATTTCCAGGGTTTGACA GAGGTGGGTCAATGACATCTAAATTCTTGAAGACCTGTTTCTCTTGTGGGGAGGACCCAAGCCAAGTCCAAGAAG aGCCTGCTGAAAATTCCACAAAGTACTTAACATGGCATAGGACGACATCATCTCGATCCTCTCCAACCAGGAATCCATTGGGAGCAAACTCAAAAGATGATATAGAGGACTTTATTGGTAACTCTTTTGAAAATTTCTGCATGAACTCCGGCAGTCATGCCTCTACCTTGGATAGGCTATATGCTTGGGAGAGGAAACTTTATGATGAAGTTAAG GCTAGTGGAATGGTCAGAAGGGAGTATGACTTGAAGTGTAAAACTCTAAGACAACTGGAAACAAATGGGGAAAGTAccaataaaattgataaaactcGTGCAGTTGTCAAGGATCTACATTCAAGAATCAGAGTTGCAATTCACAGAATTGATTCTATATCAAAGAGGATTGAGGAATTAAGGGACAAAGAGCTCCAGCCACAACTTGAGGAGTTGATAGAAGG GTTACGTAGGATGTGGAAAGTTATGTCTGAGTGCCACAAGCTTCAGTCTGACATCATCAAAGCAGCACAGAGAAATGGCAACACAAAGCTATCAATACAGTCAGAATCACACCGGCAGGTCACTATCCATCTCGAGGATGAACTGAGTTCGCTGTCACAAAGTTTTCTGAAGTGGTTTGCTGCTCAGAAGTTCTATCTGCAGGCTATAAATGGATGGCTTTCCAAATGTGCACCTGTTCCACAAAAAtcttccaaaagaaaaagaaagccaGAACCCAGATCCTTGAGAAACATTGGCCCTCCTATATATGCGACCTGTGGTGCTTGGTTGGGAAAGCTAGAAGACCTAGAAAAGCGAGAATCCTCGTCTATCAAGCAAGTTGTCGATGCTATAAAGGATTTAGGGGGTGCGACTGCTCACTTTGTACCGCATCAAGAAAAGAATCAGGGGAAGGACATGAACCGTTCATATTTACCATCCTGGGAGGCTGAAAAAGAAAGGGCTTCAGAAAATCTGCTGGGAGGTGAAGAAGGTGTGCGTGACTGGATTTCAGGTTTTGATAGATTCTGGTCAAGCTTGGAGGCATTTATTGGCCAGTTAAATAACTTTGCAAAGCGTTCGATGGAGATGTATGTCGAACTTCAACAGGAGATCGAAGATGCTAAGAGTGGCTATGATAGATTGATGTCACGATCTCAAGTTTTGGAGAGCAAGGTTACAGAGACGACAGAAGAATCCCAACACCCCTCGGAGGTCCAATAA